CGCCAGCGTCTTTGTTAGTGAAGTTCCACAATACGTCACCTGTGTCTTCGTTTAGGGCGTAGTAGGTGATGGTGTTGGTGGGCACAAAGACTTTCCCGTCTGCCACCGAGGGAGAACCCAAAAGTTCGGTTCCGCCGATGAAAACGGGCTGGTAGGGGATATCTTGAGTCCAAATGGTGGAGCCAGACTGCGCGTTAAGCTTGTAGAGGACACCAGTTGTGGGACCCTCCGCAGTGAAAAAGACCGCGCCATCCGAAACGGCGGGAGAACACCCGATTGGACCAACGGTCGCGACTTTCCAAACCACCTTGCCAGTATCAGCGTTTAAAGCGTAGAGGTTACCATCCAGAGACCCTATGTAGACCATGCCGCCTGACACTGTGGGCGAAGAGGTCATCACGATGGTGGCGTAGGTGGCTTCTTGTTTGCCATTCACAAAGGTTTTCCAAAGCATATTCCCTGAATAAGCGTCTAAGCAGTAGACGTTGCCGTCGTCTCCGCCGGTGTAAACTTTGCCGTTAGCCACAGCCATGGAAGATTGAATGGGAGCGTTTGTGGCGAAGCTCCAAAGTAAATCGCCGCTCCATGCACCCACGGCGTAGACATTTTTGTCTTGGGAGCCAAAGTAGACGACGCCGTCAACGATAGTGGGGGAAGAAATTATGGAGCCGCCTGTCTCGAACTTCCAAGAAAGCGTCAGGTTGTTTGGTCCCATAGGCGCAGTTGAGGAATGGGTTGTGTCGCTGCCCCACATAGACCAGTTACTCACAGGCACAGGGTCGGTTCCCATTGCCCAAAGCTGATTAGCAGTAGAGTACTCGTTACCCGAGATAGTGTCCACCGCGGTGGTGACTTCGCCGGGGATTATGTAGAGGTTACCGTAGGCGACTATGGCGGATTCTTTGGGACCTAAAGCTTCCATGGGGAGCCGCCAAATCACATCGCCTGTCTGGGCATCAAGACAAGCATATTCAGAATAGCCGACCTCATCGTTATAGTAAGCATTTTGTCCAGTGGTAGCGTAGACTTTGCCGTCGGCAACCGTGGGAGCCCCTGGAAACATCAAAGGACCCGGACCAGTGTACTTCCAGACCAAGCTGCCAGTTTCGACGTCAAAAGCGTATAGGCAGCCATCCTTGTTTAGGGCATAGACGTTGCCGTAGCCAACTGCGGTGCCAACGCAGAAGTAGCCGTCACTCTCAGGACGATAAGTCCAAAGGATATCGCCGTTGGTGGCGTTAAAGCAATAAAGCGTGTTATCGTCGGTTCCGCCTCGCAGAAATCGACCCTCATAGTAGGAGCCGCTAAAAATCATCGGACCCTTAGTAAGGGTATCCCAGACCACATCGCCTGTTTTGGCGTCTAAGGCCATCTGATGATTATCAAAAGAGCCAGGGAAGATGAGCCCACCACCGTAGGTTACGCCTGAACCGGTGCTTCCGCCTCCGGGCACGAAGGTTTTCCACTCTACTGTGGGCGGCGCCGAGGGGTTAGAGAAGTCCCATGCGTAGATGTAAGCGCCGATTTTGGTGTAGAACAGTTTCTCTTCAGGACTATACACGTTAGCAATAAAGAGAGGACCCGTGTCAGCGGTGAATTCGTCGCTGGTCCAAATTATGTCTCCCGTGTTGGGGTTTAGGCAGGTGCCCTCCACAACCATGTGGGAAGAGTCAATTTTGTAGGCAACAGGCCAGGTGCCGACCATGGCTATGTCTTTTTGCCAAACGATTTCGCCTGCTTGATTTACGGCGACGACGCTGTGGCTGGTGCAGACATAAATCATGCCGTTAAACGCGACAAGGTAGGGTCCGATGCTGGTTATGTTGGTTTTCCACAGCACGTTGGAGGTTGCGGGGGCGGGTCCGCTGGAGAAGCGTGAAAAGGAGGAGTCAGCTTGGAATTGGGGCCACTCGTATTGGTTGAGGTTGCCGCCAGAGGAGGTTGCGGTGACCTGCGCGTTTGCAGTGTTTGGGATGGGTTGGAGTGAGAGGGCAGCAGAAACTGCTGACACCACAAGGATTAGAATTAATATGGATACGGTTTTACGGTTTTTATTAATCGACGGTGCCCCCAAGAGGTACAATATCGCATGTGAGTGCGTGCTCTTGCCCACAAAAACAGTTTATGAAGTTGTTGGGGTATAAACCTTACGTTAAACCGCCACCCACAGCAACAAAGCGAAGTCTAAGGCTAAAACCCGTGTTTGCAGTAATTTATTAATCTCACAACTGCTCTAGAACATCAACTCTGCAGCCTGTGTGACTTCATGCGTGTTTGCCTCATAAACCCACCGCGTATGCAACCTAAACTCTGGGGAAAACCCAGCATTCTTCAACCCCTAGATTTAGCCTACATCGCAGCCGTCCTAGAACAGGAGCATGAAGTCCAAATTATCGACGCCGCCAACGAAGGCTGGAAAACCCTTCAAGAAGTCGACGGCAACAAGTACCGCCAAGGGCTAAAAAACGAGGAAATCCAGCAGCGCCTCAAACACTTCAACCCCGACGTGGTAGACATCACAATCCCATTCTCGGGCTGGTGCAAACCCGCATATGAAATGGCAGCCTTAGCCAAAGAAACAAACGAAAACGTCGTCACGGTTCTGAGTGGGCTGCATCCGTCGGCGCGCCCCAATGATTGTCTAAGCCACGCAAACGCAGATTACGTTATCATCGGCGAACCCGAACTCACCGCACAGGAGTTAGTTAACAGCCTAGAAAAGGATGGCGAAGTGGACCGCAAAGCAATCAGAGGCATAGGCTACAACCAAAACGGTCAACCCATCATCAATGCGCCTCGACCAGTCATCCAAAACCTCGACACACTCCCGATGCCAGCGAGGCATCTGCTACCCATGGATGAATACTTCGCTGCGGTCAAAGAGAACCAGCTTCGAGGCGAAATCGGCAAGCACTGGACTACCATGATAACCAGCCGCGGATGCCCCTTCAACTGCGTATTCTGCACCGTCCACACCCTAATGGGCAAACAATGGCGAGGCAGGAGCCCAGCAAACGTCGCCGAAGAAATCCAACAACTCAAAGACACCTACAATGTGGAACAGATAGATTTTAGCGACGAAAACATCTGCCTTGACAACAAACGCATGGAAGCCATCTGCGACCTCATCATAGAACGCAAATTCAACATTGAATGGTTCACGCCTAACGGTGTCCGCGCTGATACCCTCACGCCTGAGCTTTTGCAAAAGATGAAGGCTTCGGGATGCAAAAAAATCCGTCTCGCCCCGGAATCTGGCGTGCAACGCGTGGTGGATACAATCATTAAAAAGAACCTCAAACTCACCGATGTAGAGCAGGCAATTGTTTGGGCGCGGCAAGCAGACATTCATGTGGGGCTCTTTTTTGTTTTGGGGCTTATTGGCGAGACAAAAGAAGACATTGAGCAAACAATCGCCTACGCCTACAAGTTGCGTAAGTTGGGTGCGGAGAGTTTCCATTTCAGTATTGCCATGCCTGTGTATGGCACTGAACTCTATGAGCAAGCATCCAAAGGCGGCTACTTACGTGCCTGCTTTAGCGACGAGGCATTAGCAGCATCAGAACCGCTCATTGAAACCCCAAACTTCACCGCCGAGGAACTCATTGAGCTTTGCAAGCGGGCTAACCAAGTTAACTCCACGGTCACTTGGGGCAAAATGTTGAGTGCCGCAAAGCACCCCCGAAAAGTGTTAAGCTTTCTACGTAGCCGAGTTTGAGACCACTACATTGTAAACTTGGGCTGCGACTACTTGTGCACCTGCTTCATTTAGGTGGACTCCGTCGCGGTAATATTCGGGGTGACCTTCAAAAAGAGTAAACAAATTTATGGTTGGCACATCGGCTTCCTCAGCGGCTTGTAGGATGCTGGGGATTATTGTTTGCTCGAGATATTGAGGGTCGATTCTGCCATGTCCGGTTTGCACCTCTAACACTGGAGGAGGCAGCATTACCCATATTTTGGGGTTGCTTGGAAGGGCTTTGAAGGCATCTATCAGCGTTACGTAGTCGCCTACAAAGCTTGCATTATAAATCTCTAGGTTTGGTTGGGCATCGTTGGTTCCCAGCATAATGAACACCATGTCGGGCGCATACTCCAAAGCATCATCGTGGAATGTGCTTGTGTTCATGTAGGGGGTGTCGGTGTTAAGCAGAACCGTTGTTGAGCCAACGCCGAAGTTGCCGACTGGATAAATTGTGCCATTGTTCACGGCGCTATCGTAGCTTGAGGGGGTTATAGTGGAGTTGCCGATTGTGTAGGGTGCATTGCCGCCCAGCATCTGCCAAAGGTCATAGGTGTAACCTGAGGATTGGGTTAGGCTGTCGCCGATGCAAGCAATGCGGATTTCATTTGATGAGGGCTGGTTGGGGGTAGACAAAACAATAAACGCCACTATCCCTGATGACACGAATAGGACCACTAAACAGGCGACCAAGATTTTTCCAGTCTTGTTCATACAAAACTCAACCAATCAGTTTATCCAAGTATGGTATCTTTTTGAGTAAGATAACTATTCCCAAAGAAACAAACAGAACAATCACCGTCATCAAAGGAACCTCAATGATGGGATTGAGTGTGTTTCGGTTGAGCGCGAATCCGAAGTAACCGTTCTGGATGGACTCTAAAATTATCACGTGCAGGAAGTATATGCCTAAAGTGTTATCGCTAATGGCTTTAATTAGCTTGTCACGTCGGGAGAGACCGAATTCTTGTTGAGGCGAAGGTGATTTGAGGGTAAGTAATAGTAAAAACAACATCACCGACGTTAGAATGACAGTGGGGCTGATGTATTCTTGGAAGAAGTACATGTCTGTGCCGTTTGTTGCAGCCAGCACGTAGGTGCCAATCGCAGTCAAGGCTATTCCCAGAA
The DNA window shown above is from Candidatus Bathyarchaeota archaeon and carries:
- a CDS encoding GDSL-type esterase/lipase family protein; translated protein: MNKTGKILVACLVVLFVSSGIVAFIVLSTPNQPSSNEIRIACIGDSLTQSSGYTYDLWQMLGGNAPYTIGNSTITPSSYDSAVNNGTIYPVGNFGVGSTTVLLNTDTPYMNTSTFHDDALEYAPDMVFIMLGTNDAQPNLEIYNASFVGDYVTLIDAFKALPSNPKIWVMLPPPVLEVQTGHGRIDPQYLEQTIIPSILQAAEEADVPTINLFTLFEGHPEYYRDGVHLNEAGAQVVAAQVYNVVVSNSAT
- a CDS encoding PQQ-binding-like beta-propeller repeat protein, with the protein product MSAVSAALSLQPIPNTANAQVTATSSGGNLNQYEWPQFQADSSFSRFSSGPAPATSNVLWKTNITSIGPYLVAFNGMIYVCTSHSVVAVNQAGEIVWQKDIAMVGTWPVAYKIDSSHMVVEGTCLNPNTGDIIWTSDEFTADTGPLFIANVYSPEEKLFYTKIGAYIYAWDFSNPSAPPTVEWKTFVPGGGSTGSGVTYGGGLIFPGSFDNHQMALDAKTGDVVWDTLTKGPMIFSGSYYEGRFLRGGTDDNTLYCFNATNGDILWTYRPESDGYFCVGTAVGYGNVYALNKDGCLYAFDVETGSLVWKYTGPGPLMFPGAPTVADGKVYATTGQNAYYNDEVGYSEYACLDAQTGDVIWRLPMEALGPKESAIVAYGNLYIIPGEVTTAVDTISGNEYSTANQLWAMGTDPVPVSNWSMWGSDTTHSSTAPMGPNNLTLSWKFETGGSIISSPTIVDGVVYFGSQDKNVYAVGAWSGDLLWSFATNAPIQSSMAVANGKVYTGGDDGNVYCLDAYSGNMLWKTFVNGKQEATYATIVMTSSPTVSGGMVYIGSLDGNLYALNADTGKVVWKVATVGPIGCSPAVSDGAVFFTAEGPTTGVLYKLNAQSGSTIWTQDIPYQPVFIGGTELLGSPSVADGKVFVPTNTITYYALNEDTGDVLWNFTNKDAGEFIYNSPIYVDGHVIIIDKFNIAYLNADTGEVVWSFYTGDELYVAPTYADGKVYDVTSQRHVFVLDATNEGAKLDTAYMPSSSWSSPTIANNMLYIGCNDWNLYAFRENITTSEGQTSTPTPTPGGIDISVTPATWVLVATVAIIIAVVLAVSYFVRERNKTRLNRKL
- a CDS encoding B12-binding domain-containing radical SAM protein, with translation MQPKLWGKPSILQPLDLAYIAAVLEQEHEVQIIDAANEGWKTLQEVDGNKYRQGLKNEEIQQRLKHFNPDVVDITIPFSGWCKPAYEMAALAKETNENVVTVLSGLHPSARPNDCLSHANADYVIIGEPELTAQELVNSLEKDGEVDRKAIRGIGYNQNGQPIINAPRPVIQNLDTLPMPARHLLPMDEYFAAVKENQLRGEIGKHWTTMITSRGCPFNCVFCTVHTLMGKQWRGRSPANVAEEIQQLKDTYNVEQIDFSDENICLDNKRMEAICDLIIERKFNIEWFTPNGVRADTLTPELLQKMKASGCKKIRLAPESGVQRVVDTIIKKNLKLTDVEQAIVWARQADIHVGLFFVLGLIGETKEDIEQTIAYAYKLRKLGAESFHFSIAMPVYGTELYEQASKGGYLRACFSDEALAASEPLIETPNFTAEELIELCKRANQVNSTVTWGKMLSAAKHPRKVLSFLRSRV